Proteins found in one Desulfovibrio gilichinskyi genomic segment:
- the pssA gene encoding CDP-diacylglycerol--serine O-phosphatidyltransferase translates to MAKEKRIPKHKAVYILPNMLTIASLFCGFLGMTWAVEGKFELCAVSILVSCLFDGLDGKVARLTGTSSEFGVQLDSLADLVAFGVTPAFMAYEWQLHNFGRLGLLASFLMIACGALRLARFNVQAGTTSKAHFIGLPIPAAGCTLATLILFAPFMPTALANAVLPVGTLILVYIVSFLMVSSVRYNSFKEAGVFKAHPFSSMVTVIALFVMVASQPKFLGFIIFACYIISGPIYTIFFLSRRSSKLLLRKSSKDLS, encoded by the coding sequence ATGGCTAAGGAAAAAAGAATACCTAAACACAAGGCAGTATATATTCTGCCGAACATGCTGACCATAGCGAGCCTCTTTTGCGGCTTTCTGGGGATGACATGGGCTGTGGAAGGTAAATTTGAACTTTGTGCAGTTTCTATCTTGGTCAGCTGTCTTTTTGATGGTCTTGATGGTAAAGTTGCTAGGTTGACCGGGACAAGCAGTGAATTCGGTGTACAGCTCGATTCTCTCGCTGATTTGGTTGCTTTCGGTGTTACTCCTGCTTTCATGGCCTATGAATGGCAGCTTCATAATTTCGGCAGACTGGGACTCTTGGCATCATTCTTAATGATCGCCTGCGGAGCTCTCAGACTTGCCCGTTTCAATGTTCAAGCCGGAACCACTTCTAAAGCTCATTTTATCGGATTGCCTATCCCTGCTGCGGGTTGTACTTTGGCAACTTTGATCCTTTTTGCTCCTTTCATGCCTACGGCTTTAGCTAATGCTGTTCTTCCTGTTGGAACTCTGATTCTTGTTTATATCGTGTCTTTCCTGATGGTAAGTTCTGTCCGCTACAATTCTTTTAAAGAAGCAGGCGTTTTCAAAGCTCATCCATTCAGCTCTATGGTAACTGTCATTGCTTTGTTTGTGATGGTTGCATCTCAGCCCAAGTTCTTGGGATTCATTATTTTCGCTTGTTATATTATTTCCGGTCCTATCTACACTATTTTCTTCCTATCACGCAGAAGCTCTAAGCTACTACTAAGAAAGTCCTCCAAAGATTTGTCATAG
- a CDS encoding DNA-3-methyladenine glycosylase I has translation MERCEWANTGELEIKYHDEQWGVPVHDDRLLFEMLILEGAQAGLSWSTILKKREGYVKAFDNFDAEKISKYSDVKIAELMSNAGIVRNKLKINGAITNAKIFLEIQKEYGSFDRYIWSFVDGHSINNKWAVLSDVPASSTESDEMSKSLKKKGFKFVGSTICYAYMQAVGMVNDHLISCFRHSEVKKLQN, from the coding sequence ATGGAAAGATGTGAATGGGCAAATACAGGTGAGCTTGAAATAAAATATCATGATGAACAGTGGGGCGTGCCTGTCCATGATGATAGGCTCCTTTTTGAAATGCTGATCCTTGAAGGTGCTCAGGCCGGGCTCAGCTGGTCCACTATCCTTAAAAAGCGCGAAGGTTACGTAAAGGCTTTTGATAATTTTGATGCAGAGAAAATTTCGAAATATTCAGACGTAAAAATCGCGGAATTAATGAGTAATGCCGGAATCGTTAGAAATAAACTGAAAATTAATGGAGCAATCACAAACGCAAAGATATTTCTTGAAATACAGAAAGAGTATGGATCCTTTGACAGATATATTTGGTCTTTTGTGGATGGTCATTCTATAAACAATAAATGGGCTGTTTTATCTGATGTTCCTGCAAGTTCTACAGAATCAGATGAAATGAGCAAAAGTTTGAAGAAAAAAGGGTTTAAATTTGTCGGCTCTACGATTTGTTACGCATATATGCAGGCAGTCGGGATGGTTAACGATCATCTGATTTCCTGTTTCAGACATTCCGAAGTGAAGAAGCTGCAAAATTAA
- a CDS encoding uracil-xanthine permease family protein, with amino-acid sequence MSISSTEYNFRARDIILGAQMLFVAFGALVLVPLLTGLNPNVALFTAGLGTLVFQLVTGGKVPIFLASSFAFIAPIIYGVQTWGIPSTLCGLAAAGGFYVILSLLISWRGTDVLRRILPPIVTGPVIMVIGLILAPVAVFMATGKTGTGSAVLYPEKTALTLSMISLSVTVVVSIFGKGWLKLIPILSGIVAGYCASIFMGLVDFSSVAAAPWFAMPAFTFPTWNLDAILFIVPVAIAPAIEHFGDILAIGSVSGKDYVKDPGIHRTMMGDGLATSLAAFLGGPPNTTYSEVTGAVALIKVFNPAIMTWAAIVAIALAFVGKVGAFLQTIPSPVMGGIMVLLFGAIMVVGMNTLVRAGDDLMEARNLAIVALIVIFGVGGMSVPTPFSDQFRLGGIGLAGILGVFLNLILPRGKKEA; translated from the coding sequence ATGAGTATTTCAAGTACCGAGTATAATTTTAGAGCCAGAGATATAATTCTCGGCGCACAGATGTTGTTTGTAGCTTTCGGAGCTTTGGTTCTGGTTCCGCTTCTGACGGGACTTAATCCGAACGTAGCCCTGTTTACAGCAGGACTTGGAACTCTTGTTTTCCAGTTGGTAACCGGCGGAAAAGTTCCGATTTTTCTAGCTTCCTCCTTTGCTTTTATTGCTCCTATTATTTACGGAGTTCAAACTTGGGGGATTCCTTCAACACTCTGTGGTCTGGCTGCGGCCGGTGGTTTCTATGTTATTCTCAGCCTGCTCATCAGCTGGCGCGGAACAGATGTTCTGAGAAGAATACTTCCCCCGATTGTAACAGGTCCTGTCATTATGGTTATCGGTTTGATTCTCGCTCCGGTTGCTGTCTTTATGGCAACTGGTAAAACCGGTACCGGATCAGCTGTTTTGTATCCTGAAAAAACAGCACTGACTCTTTCAATGATATCTCTCAGTGTAACTGTCGTAGTTTCCATTTTCGGTAAAGGCTGGCTTAAACTTATTCCTATCCTGAGTGGTATTGTTGCAGGATATTGCGCAAGTATTTTCATGGGACTTGTCGACTTCAGCTCTGTCGCAGCAGCCCCTTGGTTTGCGATGCCTGCATTTACGTTCCCGACATGGAATCTTGACGCAATATTATTTATCGTTCCGGTAGCAATTGCTCCTGCAATTGAACATTTCGGCGATATCCTTGCTATCGGTTCAGTTTCCGGTAAGGATTATGTAAAAGATCCCGGTATCCACAGAACAATGATGGGTGACGGTCTTGCAACGTCACTGGCTGCATTCCTTGGCGGACCTCCTAATACAACCTATTCTGAGGTAACAGGAGCGGTTGCTTTGATTAAAGTCTTCAACCCTGCTATTATGACATGGGCTGCTATTGTTGCAATCGCTTTGGCATTTGTCGGCAAAGTCGGCGCTTTTTTACAGACTATTCCTTCGCCTGTAATGGGTGGTATTATGGTTCTGCTTTTCGGAGCAATCATGGTTGTCGGTATGAACACTCTTGTTCGTGCAGGGGATGACTTGATGGAAGCCCGCAATCTTGCAATTGTCGCACTTATTGTTATCTTCGGTGTAGGCGGCATGTCCGTGCCTACTCCTTTCAGTGATCAGTTCAGACTCGGCGGTATCGGACTGGCAGGAATTCTCGGTGTTTTCCTGAATCTGATTCTTCCTAGAGGTAAGAAAGAAGCCTAG
- a CDS encoding rhomboid family intramembrane serine protease, translated as MIPIRDNVPCLISPYVLWALMTANITTFLMEMFLAPPAKLAIFHLLGVVPARYMSPEWAVATGYPSAGMLPFFTYMFLHSGWIHIILNMWMLWIFADNIEDAMGHIRFLAFYIICGLSAIATQILLTPSANAPIIGASGAVAGIMGAYFVLYPHGRVLTLIPIIIVPLFFKIPAGLFLGIWFALQIFSGFAEQISGGTQQIAWGAHIGGFVTGLILVRFFIKKDRCKYCYDHAKKDYELPDDF; from the coding sequence ATGATACCCATCCGAGATAATGTTCCCTGCCTGATCAGCCCTTATGTCCTTTGGGCACTGATGACGGCCAATATCACAACTTTTTTGATGGAGATGTTCCTTGCCCCCCCCGCAAAACTGGCAATTTTCCATTTATTAGGGGTTGTGCCTGCCCGCTATATGAGTCCAGAATGGGCGGTTGCGACAGGTTATCCATCTGCGGGAATGCTCCCCTTTTTCACTTACATGTTCCTTCACAGCGGCTGGATTCACATAATACTGAACATGTGGATGCTTTGGATTTTCGCTGATAACATTGAAGATGCCATGGGCCATATAAGATTTTTAGCTTTTTATATAATCTGCGGACTCAGTGCCATTGCAACGCAGATATTGCTCACCCCGTCTGCCAATGCACCGATCATAGGTGCTTCCGGAGCCGTCGCTGGAATAATGGGTGCCTACTTCGTTCTCTACCCGCACGGACGTGTTTTAACTCTCATCCCTATCATTATTGTGCCGCTTTTTTTTAAAATTCCGGCCGGACTTTTTTTGGGAATATGGTTTGCCCTTCAAATCTTTTCCGGTTTTGCAGAACAGATTTCAGGCGGAACACAACAAATTGCATGGGGAGCACATATCGGAGGGTTTGTTACAGGCTTAATTTTAGTACGCTTCTTCATCAAAAAAGATCGCTGCAAATACTGTTATGACCATGCAAAAAAGGACTACGAACTGCCGGATGATTTTTAA
- the coaE gene encoding dephospho-CoA kinase (Dephospho-CoA kinase (CoaE) performs the final step in coenzyme A biosynthesis.), producing MNNNDSVDENDFSEIWAREAQYSDRNTRLDKFWGTELENEGISRGKAKDWIKAGLAEVDGVLCTKPNYKIIGTEKLTLKGELEDNSLVPEDKPLDIIFNDGRVVVINKPAGLTTHPAPSCPTETLVHRLIHHFPEIQGMNEWRPGIVHRLDKFTSGLIAVALNEHDRLALSASFAEREVSKTYLAIVHGVPEKDFADINMPIGRHPIHKTKMAVVLKGGRDARSSYEILWTDPSQRASLVKVKIYTGRTHQIRVHMAHIGHPLVGDQVYGPQQHAKWVAKGKPLSELASRQMLHAYSLSFNHPETDEKLNFKLTPPDDFITLLKELSKSVQRVGLIGMPCCGKSTVLKILEDLGIPVFSADKSVSDTYNKDGAGWEMIRQRFGNQFTETETGNIDKKKIFNAMCEDSDIRREIMNIVHPIVQHEANEFFQDNANKPIAVAEVPLLLEAGWHTQKQVDVVIGIQCPVDKRTGELREKRNLNAETLAIFDSWQWDEKAKMDCCTAIINNDSDLEALKSSTEKALSVLTKIRETKAEKFNAFLEALFKQEEDQ from the coding sequence ATGAATAATAATGATAGCGTTGATGAAAATGATTTTTCTGAAATCTGGGCAAGAGAAGCTCAGTACTCAGACCGCAACACCAGACTGGACAAATTCTGGGGAACAGAACTTGAAAATGAAGGTATTTCCAGAGGAAAAGCAAAAGACTGGATTAAGGCAGGTCTTGCCGAAGTTGACGGAGTATTGTGCACAAAACCCAATTACAAAATAATTGGAACCGAAAAGCTTACCCTTAAAGGTGAGCTTGAAGACAATTCTCTGGTACCGGAAGATAAGCCTCTGGATATTATATTTAATGATGGGCGTGTTGTGGTCATCAACAAACCTGCAGGACTGACAACTCACCCTGCCCCGAGCTGCCCGACAGAAACGCTAGTGCATCGCCTTATTCATCATTTTCCTGAAATTCAAGGCATGAATGAATGGCGTCCGGGTATTGTGCATAGACTTGATAAGTTTACATCAGGACTTATTGCTGTTGCCTTAAATGAACATGACAGACTTGCTCTTTCCGCATCTTTTGCAGAACGGGAAGTATCTAAAACCTATCTTGCAATTGTTCACGGAGTCCCGGAAAAAGATTTTGCTGATATAAACATGCCTATCGGCAGACACCCTATTCATAAAACCAAAATGGCTGTGGTGTTAAAAGGCGGCAGAGATGCCCGCTCGAGCTATGAAATTCTCTGGACGGATCCGTCACAACGGGCCAGCCTTGTAAAAGTCAAAATTTACACCGGAAGAACTCACCAGATCAGAGTTCATATGGCGCATATCGGTCACCCTCTTGTAGGTGATCAGGTTTACGGACCACAGCAGCACGCAAAATGGGTAGCTAAGGGCAAACCTCTTTCTGAACTTGCTTCACGCCAGATGCTTCATGCGTACAGTCTTTCTTTTAATCATCCTGAAACAGATGAAAAATTGAATTTCAAGCTGACACCTCCTGACGATTTCATTACCCTGCTGAAAGAGCTGAGCAAATCTGTGCAGCGTGTCGGACTTATCGGCATGCCGTGCTGCGGAAAATCTACCGTGCTCAAAATTCTTGAAGACCTCGGCATTCCAGTATTCAGTGCGGATAAATCAGTTTCCGACACATATAATAAAGACGGAGCCGGATGGGAAATGATCCGCCAGAGATTCGGCAACCAGTTTACTGAAACCGAAACCGGAAATATTGATAAAAAGAAAATATTCAACGCAATGTGTGAAGACAGTGATATCCGCCGCGAAATAATGAATATTGTCCATCCGATTGTTCAGCACGAAGCAAATGAGTTCTTTCAGGATAACGCAAATAAACCGATAGCTGTTGCTGAAGTACCACTGCTCTTAGAAGCTGGCTGGCATACGCAAAAACAGGTTGATGTTGTTATCGGAATCCAATGCCCTGTAGATAAAAGGACTGGAGAACTAAGAGAAAAGCGTAATCTTAATGCTGAAACTCTTGCTATTTTCGACTCATGGCAGTGGGATGAAAAAGCTAAAATGGACTGCTGCACAGCAATAATTAATAATGATTCAGATTTGGAAGCATTAAAATCAAGCACAGAAAAAGCGTTATCAGTTTTAACAAAAATACGTGAAACAAAAGCTGAAAAGTTTAACGCATTTCTTGAAGCCCTCTTTAAGCAGGAAGAGGACCAATAA
- the upp gene encoding uracil phosphoribosyltransferase, with amino-acid sequence MAVHVVDHPLVRHKLGILREAGISTSRFRDLALEISRLLTYEATKDLVTEHKTIEGWAGKVEVEMIKGKKITVVPILRAGLGMMDGVLDMVPGARVSVVGFYRDEETLQPVEYYVKLAKNIDERSALILDPMLATGGTLLATIELLKKSGCTDIKGLFLVAAPEGIERVVAAHPDVDIYTASIDEKLNDAGYILPGLGDAGDKIFGTK; translated from the coding sequence GTGGCGGTTCATGTGGTAGACCATCCTCTGGTAAGACACAAGCTTGGAATTCTCCGGGAAGCGGGCATCAGTACTAGTCGTTTCCGGGATTTGGCTCTTGAGATTTCAAGACTCCTCACCTACGAGGCGACTAAAGACCTTGTCACCGAGCATAAGACTATTGAAGGCTGGGCCGGAAAAGTTGAAGTCGAGATGATTAAAGGTAAAAAAATCACAGTAGTTCCTATCCTCAGAGCCGGACTCGGCATGATGGATGGTGTGCTTGATATGGTTCCGGGAGCACGAGTCAGTGTAGTCGGTTTTTATCGGGATGAAGAAACTTTGCAGCCTGTAGAATATTACGTCAAGCTTGCAAAGAACATTGATGAGCGTAGCGCGCTTATTCTCGACCCTATGCTCGCAACAGGCGGGACATTGCTTGCAACAATTGAACTTCTTAAGAAGTCAGGATGTACCGATATTAAAGGTCTTTTCCTTGTTGCAGCTCCTGAAGGGATTGAAAGAGTTGTCGCCGCTCATCCTGACGTAGATATTTATACTGCATCTATAGACGAAAAGTTAAATGATGCAGGATATATCCTCCCAGGCTTAGGCGATGCGGGAGATAAAATTTTCGGCACCAAATAA
- a CDS encoding chaperone modulator CbpM, which translates to MDIKKRTEANPPSRSRRLLFAQIVEMTGLEEETVLELISLEWVSPATTGDGQYLFETRDLYRLSKLSRLCRDLEITAAGGSIIVDLLDRVEQLEARVEEMRKLI; encoded by the coding sequence ATGGATATTAAGAAAAGAACAGAGGCCAATCCTCCCAGTCGCTCACGCAGATTATTGTTCGCGCAGATTGTAGAAATGACAGGGCTTGAAGAAGAAACTGTTCTGGAACTTATCAGCCTTGAATGGGTCTCCCCTGCTACAACCGGTGATGGACAATATCTTTTTGAAACGCGGGATCTTTACAGGCTCAGCAAACTTTCAAGGTTATGCCGGGATCTGGAAATTACCGCAGCCGGAGGGTCTATTATTGTGGACCTTCTGGACAGAGTTGAACAACTGGAAGCTCGAGTTGAAGAAATGCGCAAACTTATTTAA
- a CDS encoding DnaJ C-terminal domain-containing protein, giving the protein MSVKYKDYYKLLGVSRSASKDEISKAFKKLARKHHPDLNHDNPESETKFKEINEAYEVLKDPKKRKMYDQFGADWEHGQNFQPPPGHENMNFGGQGFGGAQGFAGGDFSDFFETIFGGAGGGRGGFGGAQGFGGGGFQQRPQKGADSETALTLTLEEAYKGGSKSISVQERTTGPGGHPMVQSKNLDVNIPAGIKDGQKIRLANQGAPGPGDGPSGDLYLKIRLAPHALYKVEENNIILDLPLAPWEAALGVKAKVPTLDGMIEMNIPAGMGSGKKLRVKGRGLGAGPKKGDQFIRIMIQVPVADSDEVKKLWEELSEKTKFSPRSF; this is encoded by the coding sequence ATGAGTGTAAAATATAAAGACTACTATAAACTTCTGGGAGTTTCGCGCTCCGCCTCTAAGGATGAAATATCAAAAGCATTCAAAAAGCTGGCGCGCAAGCATCATCCCGACTTGAATCATGATAATCCAGAGTCCGAAACGAAGTTTAAAGAAATAAACGAAGCTTATGAAGTCCTGAAAGACCCCAAAAAGCGTAAAATGTATGACCAGTTCGGTGCTGACTGGGAACACGGTCAGAACTTTCAGCCACCTCCGGGACATGAAAATATGAACTTCGGCGGACAGGGGTTCGGCGGTGCACAGGGATTCGCCGGCGGCGATTTCAGTGACTTCTTCGAAACCATTTTCGGCGGAGCCGGCGGAGGTCGCGGCGGATTCGGCGGAGCACAGGGGTTCGGCGGCGGCGGATTTCAGCAACGTCCCCAGAAAGGAGCTGATTCCGAAACAGCTCTGACTTTGACACTTGAAGAAGCATATAAAGGCGGATCAAAATCTATTTCAGTTCAGGAACGTACAACCGGCCCCGGCGGTCATCCAATGGTTCAGTCAAAAAATCTTGACGTGAATATACCTGCCGGAATTAAAGACGGTCAAAAGATACGTCTGGCAAATCAGGGAGCACCCGGCCCAGGAGATGGTCCTTCCGGTGATCTTTATCTGAAAATAAGATTAGCTCCGCACGCTCTTTATAAGGTGGAAGAAAACAATATTATTTTGGATCTTCCGCTCGCTCCTTGGGAAGCAGCCCTTGGCGTTAAAGCTAAAGTCCCGACTCTTGACGGAATGATTGAAATGAATATTCCGGCAGGAATGGGAAGCGGTAAAAAACTGAGAGTTAAAGGACGTGGACTGGGAGCCGGACCTAAGAAAGGTGATCAGTTCATCAGAATAATGATTCAAGTGCCTGTTGCAGATTCCGATGAAGTAAAAAAACTTTGGGAAGAATTATCTGAAAAAACAAAATTCAGCCCGAGATCATTCTAA
- a CDS encoding 2-isopropylmalate synthase — protein MSEKVYIFDTTLRDGEQSPGATMNINEKITMARQLEMLGVDIIEAGFPAASQGDFEAVKEIAQSVDKIQVAGLCRALISDIDRAYEAVKYAKNPRIHTFIATSDIHMKHKFNKEPAEILEMAKKAVRHAVSLTPNVEFSAEDASRSRWEFLAEIVEAVINEGATTINIPDTVGYAQPEEFGRLIAYLLKTVPNSHKAVFSVHCHNDLGLATANTLAAIKAGARQAEVTLSGIGERAGNASLEEVVMGLHTRKDYYDIETSIVTEQLFPACRRLASTIGQPISPYKAIVGANAFAHESGIHQDGMLKNRQTYEIMTPESIGKKGTSIVLGKHSGRNALGSKLREMGYELNDDQIAEVFKAIKILADKKEQIFDEDVEALVLEKAYRIHDLFRVKDLSVFSGTSGVSPHAAVVLEDFRKDKDNPVEIREVGFGEGPINAVFSTINKLVGGNPKLELYSVNAVTGGADAQGAVMVHIVDDGIKSIGRGSDEDIIVASAKAYINAINRVERMKQEKHNA, from the coding sequence ATGTCCGAAAAAGTATATATTTTTGATACGACCTTACGTGATGGTGAACAGTCCCCCGGCGCAACCATGAATATCAACGAAAAAATTACCATGGCCCGTCAGCTGGAAATGCTTGGAGTTGATATTATTGAAGCAGGTTTTCCTGCTGCAAGTCAGGGCGATTTTGAAGCTGTTAAAGAGATAGCTCAGTCGGTAGATAAAATTCAGGTTGCCGGACTTTGCAGGGCTCTTATCTCTGATATCGACCGTGCTTACGAAGCTGTGAAATATGCTAAAAATCCCCGCATCCATACCTTTATTGCCACATCAGATATTCACATGAAGCATAAGTTCAACAAAGAACCTGCTGAAATATTAGAAATGGCTAAGAAGGCAGTACGTCATGCTGTTTCACTGACTCCTAACGTTGAATTTTCTGCTGAAGATGCTTCCCGTTCACGCTGGGAATTTTTGGCAGAGATTGTTGAAGCTGTTATTAATGAAGGCGCAACAACAATCAACATTCCAGATACAGTCGGTTACGCACAGCCGGAAGAATTCGGCAGATTAATCGCTTATTTGCTGAAAACTGTCCCGAACAGTCATAAGGCTGTTTTCAGCGTTCATTGTCATAATGATCTCGGCCTTGCGACTGCAAATACTCTGGCCGCAATTAAAGCCGGAGCCAGACAGGCAGAAGTCACTCTTTCCGGTATCGGTGAACGTGCAGGTAATGCCTCGCTTGAAGAAGTTGTTATGGGGCTGCACACCCGCAAAGATTATTATGATATCGAAACTTCCATTGTAACAGAGCAGTTGTTTCCGGCATGCCGCAGACTTGCAAGTACAATCGGACAGCCTATTTCGCCTTACAAAGCAATTGTCGGTGCTAACGCTTTTGCTCATGAGTCGGGAATTCATCAGGACGGAATGCTTAAGAATCGCCAGACTTATGAAATTATGACTCCTGAATCCATAGGCAAAAAAGGCACTTCTATTGTGCTTGGCAAACATTCCGGCAGAAACGCCTTGGGATCAAAGCTTCGCGAGATGGGTTATGAATTAAATGATGATCAGATTGCAGAAGTCTTTAAAGCTATTAAAATTTTAGCTGATAAGAAAGAACAGATTTTTGATGAGGACGTTGAAGCTCTTGTTTTGGAAAAAGCCTACCGCATTCATGACCTGTTCAGGGTTAAAGATTTGTCGGTTTTTTCAGGAACTTCGGGTGTTTCTCCTCACGCTGCTGTTGTTCTGGAAGATTTCAGAAAAGATAAGGATAATCCGGTAGAAATTCGAGAAGTCGGTTTCGGTGAAGGGCCAATCAATGCAGTTTTTTCAACTATCAATAAATTGGTAGGCGGAAACCCCAAACTGGAACTTTATTCTGTAAACGCAGTTACTGGCGGCGCAGACGCACAGGGTGCGGTTATGGTCCATATTGTTGATGACGGTATAAAATCTATTGGTCGAGGCTCTGACGAAGATATTATAGTTGCCAGCGCTAAAGCTTATATAAATGCCATAAACAGAGTTGAACGCATGAAACAGGAGAAGCACAATGCCTAA
- the mnmA gene encoding tRNA 2-thiouridine(34) synthase MnmA has product MESSFSYPELMSLVGERKIAVAVSGGADSLLSMVLLKEFGADVIAVHGCFLGSEKSKTAVAGLEVRCAELGIDLHVFDFKAEFDKMVIDPFVKAYLDGNTPNPCAQCNPQIKFGVLYEAVRKLGAELLSTGHYVRIADHAEYGRMIARGAEIGKDQSYFLSLVPKEKVLNAVFPLGNHSKSETYSELERRGLRIPLPTESQEICFVPDDDYRQFLMERNIKLPGPGNVVLSTGEKLGRHQGLWRYTHGQRKGLGIAWKEPIYVIEKDLERNLLVLGTKEELGASGCVAEKVNFLVDFEKWPETVHIQTRYRQRSMSAKVRLDGDNLVFEFVEQHSMPTPGQIVAAYTEDGAVLGGGIIRNAL; this is encoded by the coding sequence ATGGAATCAAGTTTTAGCTATCCGGAACTTATGTCGCTGGTTGGTGAGCGTAAAATAGCGGTCGCTGTCAGCGGCGGGGCAGACAGTTTGCTGTCCATGGTACTTCTTAAAGAATTCGGCGCAGATGTGATTGCTGTTCACGGGTGTTTTCTGGGAAGTGAAAAGTCCAAGACGGCTGTCGCAGGTCTTGAAGTACGGTGCGCTGAACTCGGAATAGATCTTCATGTTTTTGATTTTAAGGCTGAATTTGATAAAATGGTGATTGACCCGTTTGTTAAGGCTTATCTTGACGGGAATACCCCTAATCCTTGTGCGCAGTGTAATCCGCAAATTAAGTTCGGTGTTTTGTATGAAGCTGTTCGTAAATTGGGAGCAGAACTTTTAAGCACCGGACATTACGTGCGCATTGCAGACCATGCAGAATATGGCAGGATGATAGCGCGCGGGGCGGAAATCGGTAAAGATCAGAGTTATTTTTTATCGTTAGTTCCCAAAGAAAAAGTTTTAAACGCGGTGTTTCCTCTTGGAAATCACAGCAAGAGTGAAACTTATTCCGAACTGGAAAGACGCGGTCTTAGAATTCCGCTTCCAACCGAAAGTCAGGAAATATGCTTTGTTCCGGATGACGATTATCGGCAGTTTCTAATGGAGCGTAATATAAAATTGCCCGGTCCCGGAAATGTAGTGCTTTCAACCGGAGAAAAGTTAGGACGCCACCAAGGTTTGTGGCGGTATACTCATGGCCAGCGCAAAGGGCTCGGAATTGCTTGGAAGGAGCCGATTTATGTAATAGAAAAGGATTTAGAGCGGAATTTACTTGTTTTAGGGACTAAAGAAGAACTCGGCGCATCTGGTTGTGTTGCTGAGAAAGTGAATTTTCTGGTGGATTTTGAAAAATGGCCTGAAACTGTGCATATTCAAACTCGCTATCGGCAGAGGTCCATGTCTGCTAAAGTACGACTTGATGGTGACAACCTTGTTTTTGAATTTGTTGAGCAGCATTCAATGCCGACTCCAGGTCAGATTGTCGCAGCATATACTGAAGACGGAGCTGTTCTCGGGGGCGGCATAATCCGTAACGCGCTTTAG
- a CDS encoding phosphatidylserine decarboxylase family protein, with amino-acid sequence MRQPSVGVSLEGLPYIFLSAFTTVCFAILGWWIATLVMLGLTAFIGHFFRDPERVAPEDIDAVVSPADGKVIKVEYAPDPLTGELRQSICIFMNVFNVHVNRMPVSGKIERIRYIPGKYFNASFDKASTDNERNVVEIIGKGNQRFTMVQIAGLIARRIVCWAEKMDKLKRGDRFGLIKFGSRVDLYLPEGYEPSIQVGDKVIAGETALAHKV; translated from the coding sequence ATGCGTCAGCCTTCCGTTGGGGTCAGTCTTGAAGGATTGCCATATATATTTTTAAGTGCGTTCACCACCGTTTGTTTTGCAATTTTAGGTTGGTGGATTGCCACTCTTGTAATGTTGGGACTTACCGCTTTTATCGGTCATTTTTTTCGTGATCCGGAAAGAGTCGCTCCTGAAGATATTGATGCGGTGGTTTCTCCTGCTGACGGAAAAGTTATTAAAGTTGAATACGCTCCGGACCCTCTTACCGGAGAGCTTCGTCAGTCGATCTGTATTTTTATGAATGTTTTTAATGTTCATGTTAACCGCATGCCTGTTTCCGGAAAAATTGAGCGGATCAGGTATATCCCCGGTAAGTATTTCAACGCATCATTTGATAAAGCTAGTACTGATAATGAACGCAATGTCGTTGAAATAATTGGTAAAGGTAATCAGAGATTTACTATGGTGCAGATTGCCGGACTTATCGCCAGAAGAATTGTCTGCTGGGCTGAAAAGATGGATAAACTTAAACGAGGCGATCGTTTCGGTCTGATTAAGTTCGGTTCGCGGGTTGACCTTTACTTGCCTGAGGGGTATGAACCTTCCATACAAGTTGGTGACAAGGTCATCGCTGGTGAAACAGCTCTTGCTCACAAGGTTTAA